A single genomic interval of Danio aesculapii chromosome 5, fDanAes4.1, whole genome shotgun sequence harbors:
- the cst14b.1 gene encoding cystatin 14b, tandem duplicate 1 gives MATKKVGGQSEEKQATPEVQKICDEVKHQAEEKAGKKFTVFTAKLFTTQVVAGTNYFIKVNVGGDQFVHLRVHKPLPHAGEKVQLQGVQVSKSCQDPIQYF, from the exons ATGGCAACTAAAAAAGTTGGAGGTCAATCCGAGGAGAAACAGGCCACTCCTGAGGTGCAGAAGATCTGCGATGAA GTCAAGCATCAAGCAGAAGAAAAGGCTGGAAAGAAGTTCACTGTTTTCACTGCCAAACTCTTCACCACACAGGTCGTGGCCGGGACCAACTATTTCATCAAG GTGAATGTAGGAGGAGATCAGTTTGTTCATCTGAGGGTTCATAAACCGCTCCCTCACGCTGGAGAAAAAGTACAACTGCAAGGCGTTCAGGTGTCGAAAAGCTGTCAAGACCCCATCCAGTACTTCTAA